caaatttggactctttccaaattcgactccacatccgatacgcacacaatacctccatcgtatgccatatggaatctccatcaaccacgtgcattaactctagccttagtattccgcatgatatctgaccaccacggacatcgtcttaccaccaagccgactcccggtccatcaccgcaaatactctcccgaggcatcgagtcacctacacatgaaacaaacaaagaaaccatattccgagaccaagctatcactaagttgactcattgttagcaaacaacagtattacatacgtatagtatccatgaaacaatcatggatatccaaacaaacaaccagaaaccgaaaccgacacagcgtcggctggtcagaccgcgggcaagccggtctgaccgctcacatagcgccggtctgactggcaacCACCGCCCGGTCTGACTAGTCCCAACAAAACAACAAACCCtgttcatcacctgaaaatcaattatctccaaaaccacttcgataATAATCTCcaattatcaaaaccaataatcacagatgccaattgttcatcacagaataagaatcaaaacacacgttgATCTTACACAATGAAGCTCACATAATACTTCCTTCCCCCCAACTGACTAGAGGGTAGGACCCCAGACATACACTATAAGACTTAGGATAAGGTAATTGATGACTTTTTGTCTTTTAACACACATCATGGACTGACTGATTACTAGACTCACTAGAACATGGCAATTTATAACTTCTGTTGACTTTGTCGACAAGTACTGAGGAAGGATGGCCTGGACGGTTATGCCATCTTTGGAAGGACGGCTTGGTGACTCCATAAACATGTTTGATCGACGACTGGTGTGGTGAAAAAGCAGGTAGAGGATAAAGTCCTTTATAACCGTGACAACTAAGCGGAATTCTCCACATGGTATGATCCTTGATAAAGAAAAGTTAGAGTATAATTCAAGGAAGGCAAAATTATCATAAGCATACCTATGGGctgaaacatgtttttttttttggctctagGAACGTAATGAACATTATTCAAATAGAGATTATGATTGTGGGTCTTAACAACAAAACATCCAATATGACTAATCTCCATACCTGCACCACTTGCCATTTGGATTTGTTCAGTGCCATTGTACTTCTCACGGACTGTCAATTTTTCAAGTTCACCGGTTACATGATCCATAGCACCCATATCAAGATATCAGTTAGTATCTACACCATATGATGCTGCTGTCCCTGCAAAAACATTCATCCGGCTCAAACAATTTATCATATATCGATACCAACAGTCCTTTTGTAGCATAGTTGACATTTGGGATGGTTGTCGCTATTGCCACCATTGTTGCGGCCTCTAGAGTTGTCATGGCCACATCCTTGCTTATTGTTGTTGAAGCCAGCGCATCCACGAGCATTGCTACGCCCGCGTGCTGCGTTCCACAGCCCCTGTTGCCATGTTGACAGATCCTTGAGCATCGTTTCCGTGATGCAATGAAAGCCTCTGCTCAAAGCTTAAGAGCTGAGCAAAAGGTTCGCCTAGTGTAACCCGATCTTGCCACCCCACAATAGAGGAGACCACGGGTTCAAACTCCTCATCGAGGCTAGCGATGATGTAGGAGATGATGTCATTGTCATCTATATGCTTTTTAGAGGCGATCATGTCATCGACGAGGGCGTGCAGTTTCCCCGAAGTATGTCGTGATTGACATATCTCCCTTTTTAAGCACGGCGTGTGTCCTGGAAGAGAACATTTCCTCCTCAATATACCATGTGGCTGCTACTGCTAGAGATACTACAATCTGGACTAGAATATCTCTAGACATGGAAGAAAGTAGGTATCCTAGTACCTGTTTATCTTTGGCTATCCACTCTTCCTAGTCGGGACTGGAAACCATGATTTCTTTTGCGCCCTCCTTGATCTTGATGATGTGGTGGAGGCTTTACTTGCTCCGGTGAGGTAACCCTCAAGGCATTCCCCTCTGATGATGGCGAGAACTTGTGCCCTACGTAGGGCTTGGTTTTCTTTGCTAAGTTTCTCCGAGACCGCTTGGCTTACTAGGATTTACGATCAAGGATTTGAACGAACTCGCCATAGTGGCGTTGCTCGGCAGATTAGATGGTAGGGGATCGGTAGAAACTATTTCCTGCTCTGAtctatatagaaaaataaagagGAAAGCGGTAACTTGCCCTCGGTTCACCTGCATGTTAATATAGGATGGAAATAGCCTCCATCGTGACTTACAAGGAAAGCATACACCAACCAATCAAAACAACCAGCCTGTATATGATATCATCTACCACATGAGACAATTACTGAATACAAGATAGAGATATCTAATTAAACTACGTTATCTAACTGCTGTTGAGATATCTCGGTTGACACATGACTAGGTCCCCCATCATCCTCAGACTTGGGAAATTTGATGTGCTCCACAAGAAGCCACACAGCAGTGAGGAACTCACCACCAGTGCTCAGCTGCCTGGCATGTGACTCCTCGCTGCAGTGGTGCGCCGCATAGCACAACATCTCGAACCACACCCCAGCAATCAACCCCAGCATGTTGGGCACATTGCATTCGTTGCGAAGTAGGTACCCAGCGACTGCAGTCCCATCAAGGTAAACCTGGCCGTGTTCATTATCTGTGCTCTCACTGCCAAATTTTTGGAACAACAAGCTTGCTAGTTTCTTGCTTTTTGAGCGGTTGTTGTCTCCACCCTCCGAGCTACTGGTGGAGTGCTCCTGCCAGAGTTCAACCAAACTTGCACATACCTTTGGGTACAGACCTATGCGAATTGGCCCAGGTAGCATATCCGGGTGCTGCAGAAGGAGGTACAACATGTAGTTGGAGATCTCCTTGATCACCTTTACAACAGGTTTCTCTGTATGTTCCACCTCTTCTTTGAAACAACATAGGTAGACATCGGTTGCGACATGCCACACAAGGATGCTTTTTTCAAAGTCAATGTCTACCGTGCTCCAGCTGAGTTCCTCATCCATTTTATTCTCATAGAGGATGCACATACGCCGTGCATTCCTGATGTCCCCTCGGCCTCTCTTTTGTATCTCTTTTAGCACAAACTCCTTGATATCACTTGAAATTGAGGTTGTGTTTGAGTAATGCAGTTTATTAAACCAGTTCTCAAGCCCCACTTTCATGGCAATCCTGCCTCTCAGATCCGTCATATCACGGGTACAGAAATCTAGCAAGTTATATTGTCCAATAGAATCCAGCCATAATCTACTTCGTCCTGCTTTCACAATCTGACGAGTAAACATTACAGAATTGCAGGGCCAATCCCATTTCCTAGTATGCAAGAACGCACATGTCCAAGAAGACCCTACAGTCCTCAGCAATGTTGTGATCTCAAGGAGGATAGCCCCGATCAACAAAGCATAAGTGACGGCAAAATCAACTATGTGATAAGCATCTCTCCTACTGAAATGGAATAGCAGCAGTGCAGCAACTGTGGCAGGTAGTGAAAAGACTCGAATGCAACGGCCATACCAGGTGTGTATAACCGCTGCCTTGCTGTATAAAATGTCATACATGAGGGATAGCTCCATCTCGATTAACCTGTACATGTGCTTTCCACCATCAATTTGCATGGCTTACTCGACAGCACTTCTTTGGGGCTCTGACATCGAAAGAGCATCAACGAATAGGCTCTTGCAAAAATCGAACATGTAATGAGCACCCAACAGAGCCTGCTTTAGATCTCTGTTCATCCTCTCTTTTCTGGCCTGCTCAAGGTAAGGATTGTGAGCACTTGAATCATCTAAAAAATCAAGAGAGCTTCGGATGCTGTCCATGTTAGCACACATGAATGCCCATACCCTCTTCCCATACTTGACAACACCGACGGCAAACATTAGGATGATGGCCTCGACCAAAGTCCTACTGCCGGCAATGTATCTGTAGAGAACATAAGCAACACCCAACACCTGCACTGTGAAAGTTAACAGGTGGCGCAACCAGAGCTGGTTGTCCTCCAAGGAATAAGCTGTGATGTTATCCGGGCCACCCAGGTGAA
This window of the Oryza sativa Japonica Group chromosome 4, ASM3414082v1 genome carries:
- the LOC107277209 gene encoding uncharacterized protein, which gives rise to MTTSSSSREHLLNAFWATFLLLHLGGPDNITAYSLEDNQLWLRHLLTFTVQVLGVAYVLYRYIAGSRTLVEAIILMFAVGVVKYGKRARKERMNRDLKQALLGAHYMFDFCKSLFVDALSMSEPQRSAVDRRDAYHIVDFAVTYALLIGAILLEITTLLRTIVKAGRSRLWLDSIGQYNLLDFCTRDMTDLRGRIAMKVGLENWFNKLHYSNTTSISSDIKEFVLKEIQKRGRGDIRNARRMCILYENKMDEELSWSTVDIDFEKSILVWHVATDVYLCCFKEEVEHTEKPVVKVIKEISNYMLYLLLQHPDMLPGPIRIGLYPKVCASLVELWQEHSTSSSEGGDNNRSKSKKLASLLFQKFGSESTDNEHGQVYLDGTAVAGYLLRNECNVPNMLGLIAGVWFEMLCYAAHHCSEESHARQLSTGGEFLTAVWLLVEHIKFPKSEDDGGPSHVSTEISQQQLDNLGRGKKEDDGRVKDDDVNKKKNMKQKEKKKHCMQWLIQELIKVFDGSEDEDEGKGD